In one window of Aceticella autotrophica DNA:
- the cbiD gene encoding cobalt-precorrin-5B (C(1))-methyltransferase CbiD, whose amino-acid sequence MKIYTVKEGKKLRFGYTTGSCAAAASKAATYMLFTGETVDKIEIDTPKGWHLTLDILDITRSDNWVKCGVRKDGGDDPDVTHGLIIYSKAEINDDETIKIFAGEGIGTVTKPGLLVKPGNPAINPVPMSMIFKEVRDVLPEGKGVNITLSIPTGEEVAKKTFNPRLGIIGGLSILGTSGIVEPMSEEALKTSLEMELSILSAEGEKKVVFAPGNYGKDYMLKQAIDQHLVISYGNYLGFMLEKAVQYEFKDVVIAGHIGKLIKVAAGIFNTYSHLADARAEIMAAYAAHFGAGKPVVDEILDSNTTEEALDIVEKSGINMKEFCSFIADKVYLRCKQHVYDKLNIEVHLISLKRGLLSKVGDIIEW is encoded by the coding sequence ATGAAAATCTATACAGTTAAAGAGGGGAAGAAACTAAGATTCGGTTATACAACAGGTTCATGTGCTGCAGCTGCTTCAAAAGCGGCAACATACATGCTCTTTACAGGTGAAACAGTTGATAAAATTGAAATAGATACTCCTAAAGGCTGGCATCTTACACTTGATATTTTGGATATAACCCGTTCTGATAATTGGGTGAAATGTGGTGTAAGAAAAGATGGAGGAGATGACCCTGATGTAACACATGGGCTTATTATTTATTCTAAGGCTGAAATAAATGATGACGAAACCATAAAGATTTTTGCCGGTGAAGGTATAGGAACTGTTACAAAGCCGGGGCTTCTTGTAAAACCCGGAAATCCTGCTATAAATCCTGTTCCAATGTCCATGATATTTAAAGAAGTAAGGGATGTACTTCCTGAAGGAAAAGGTGTTAATATAACCTTGAGTATACCTACTGGTGAGGAGGTTGCTAAAAAAACATTTAATCCGAGGCTCGGAATCATCGGAGGTCTTTCGATACTGGGCACATCAGGTATTGTTGAGCCTATGTCTGAAGAGGCATTGAAAACATCTCTTGAGATGGAGCTTTCCATACTTTCGGCTGAAGGGGAAAAAAAGGTTGTATTTGCTCCTGGAAATTATGGAAAAGATTACATGTTAAAACAAGCGATAGACCAGCACCTTGTTATATCTTACGGTAATTATCTTGGTTTCATGTTGGAAAAAGCGGTTCAGTATGAATTTAAAGATGTTGTTATTGCAGGACACATTGGAAAGCTTATTAAAGTGGCAGCAGGTATCTTTAACACATACAGCCATTTAGCTGATGCAAGGGCAGAGATTATGGCAGCATATGCCGCACATTTTGGCGCAGGTAAACCTGTTGTTGATGAAATTTTAGATTCAAATACAACAGAAGAAGCACTTGACATTGTAGAAAAATCTGGAATTAATATGAAAGAATTTTGCAGTTTTATCGCTGATAAAGTCTATTTAAGATGTAAGCAGCATGTATATGATAAACTTAATATTGAGGTTCATCTTATTTCACTAAAGAGGGGACTTTTATCAAAGGTTGGTGATATAATAGAATGGTAA
- the cbiE gene encoding precorrin-6y C5,15-methyltransferase (decarboxylating) subunit CbiE: MVTVVGIGPGDEKYITPIALEKIKSADVLVGGNRNLELFSDMTCEKIIINANTDYQEIFKKKGHIVFIASGDPLLYGITDVILRYKEKSDIEIVPGISSIQYIFSKIKISMNDMVVVSLHGREQELISKVKEYKKVAVLTDKRHTPQYIAKLLMENGIYGKTIYIGENLSYENEKISKYKVSELYKCKDEFDMNVVVITCQDV, encoded by the coding sequence ATGGTAACAGTTGTTGGAATAGGACCCGGCGATGAAAAATATATAACCCCGATTGCCTTAGAAAAAATAAAATCTGCTGATGTGCTTGTAGGTGGAAACCGAAATCTTGAATTATTTAGTGATATGACGTGTGAAAAAATTATTATTAATGCAAATACAGATTATCAAGAGATATTTAAAAAGAAGGGGCATATTGTTTTTATTGCATCAGGGGACCCGTTATTATACGGAATAACAGATGTTATTTTAAGATATAAAGAAAAATCGGATATTGAAATTGTTCCCGGCATAAGCTCAATACAGTACATATTTTCAAAAATTAAAATTTCAATGAATGATATGGTAGTTGTAAGCTTACATGGAAGAGAGCAGGAGCTTATATCAAAGGTGAAAGAATATAAAAAAGTCGCAGTTTTAACCGATAAAAGGCATACGCCTCAGTATATTGCAAAATTGCTTATGGAGAATGGGATTTATGGAAAAACAATATATATCGGTGAAAATCTTTCATATGAAAATGAAAAAATTAGCAAATACAAGGTTAGTGAACTATATAAATGTAAGGATGAATTTGATATGAATGTTGTGGTGATAACATGTCAAGATGTATAA
- the cbiT gene encoding precorrin-6Y C5,15-methyltransferase (decarboxylating) subunit CbiT yields MSRCIMLGIPDDDFIRGNVPMTKEEIRVLSISKLRLNKDSIIWDIGAGTGSVSVEASFVSTEGSIYAVEQNPEGIELIKANIDKFGCKNIKIIHGKAPVILKDLPDPDRIFVGGSGDATEEILDVSLKRMKMGGVIVVNSITLDTAYISEKILKDRGLDVESICVNISVSKNAGNKTMMIARNPVFIITGRNSKVDNNFNKVGE; encoded by the coding sequence ATGTCAAGATGTATAATGCTTGGGATACCTGATGACGATTTCATAAGAGGAAATGTTCCAATGACAAAGGAGGAAATAAGGGTACTTTCCATTTCAAAATTAAGGCTTAATAAGGATAGTATTATATGGGACATAGGTGCAGGAACAGGTTCTGTTTCTGTAGAAGCATCATTTGTTTCTACAGAGGGCAGTATTTATGCGGTTGAACAGAATCCGGAGGGTATAGAATTAATAAAAGCAAATATAGATAAATTTGGTTGTAAAAATATTAAAATAATTCATGGGAAAGCTCCTGTTATTCTCAAGGACCTTCCTGATCCTGATAGGATATTTGTTGGAGGTTCCGGTGATGCAACGGAGGAAATACTTGATGTTTCTTTAAAAAGAATGAAAATGGGTGGGGTAATTGTTGTAAACAGTATCACACTTGATACAGCATATATATCGGAAAAGATATTGAAAGACAGGGGTTTGGATGTTGAATCCATATGTGTTAATATTTCAGTATCAAAGAATGCAGGCAACAAAACAATGATGATAGCAAGGAATCCTGTTTTTATTATAACGGGGAGAAATTCAAAAGTTGATAATAATTTTAATAAAGTGGGGGAATAA
- the cobI gene encoding precorrin-2 C(20)-methyltransferase, which translates to MAKLYGVGVGPGDRDLITLKAVKILEKADIVIAPASTGDDSIAYEIAAPYIMGKVMFMEFPMIHSKEQLEMKWDENVDIIKAYINSGNNVAFITIGDPMVYSTFIYILKRMAGFEVETIPGITSYNAAAAKVNIPIAEGKQPFVVVPSGDIQEIEKAFSLYDNIILMKVSQKYSEIVRIIKENKFKAVLIIRCGHDKEKIVYDLEGYKEKIDYLSIIIAKRV; encoded by the coding sequence ATGGCAAAATTATATGGCGTGGGTGTAGGTCCGGGAGACAGAGACCTTATTACTTTAAAAGCAGTGAAAATACTTGAAAAGGCAGATATTGTAATTGCACCCGCAAGTACAGGCGATGACAGTATTGCATATGAAATAGCAGCACCTTACATAATGGGAAAAGTTATGTTCATGGAATTTCCTATGATACATTCAAAAGAACAGCTTGAAATGAAATGGGATGAAAATGTTGATATTATAAAGGCATATATTAATAGCGGAAATAACGTAGCTTTTATAACAATCGGAGATCCCATGGTGTACAGTACATTTATTTATATTTTAAAGAGAATGGCAGGTTTTGAAGTTGAAACAATACCAGGCATAACCTCATACAATGCTGCTGCAGCGAAAGTAAACATTCCTATTGCAGAAGGCAAACAACCATTTGTTGTAGTGCCGTCAGGAGATATTCAGGAAATAGAGAAAGCCTTTTCATTGTATGACAATATTATATTGATGAAGGTATCGCAAAAGTATAGCGAAATTGTCAGAATTATCAAGGAAAACAAATTTAAAGCGGTTCTTATCATAAGATGTGGTCATGATAAGGAAAAGATAGTCTATGACCTTGAAGGATATAAAGAGAAGATTGACTATTTATCAATAATAATAGCAAAGAGGGTGTAA
- the cobM gene encoding precorrin-4 C(11)-methyltransferase, translating into MIYFIGAGPGDPELITVKGMKLIQSCGVVIYAGSLVNKEILKYAKKDASIYNSASMSLDEIIDIMKEAHNKGIDVARVHTGDPTIYGAIREQMQELDGLGIPYEVIPGVSSFTAAASVLKKELTLPEVSQTIIITRAEGRTPVPQEQTLRSLSKHKATMAIFLSVQDIDKVVEDLKEGYSEDTPVAVVYKATWEDELIFEGTLKNIAEKVKENDINKTAMILIGDFLGDIKEYSKLYDAAFSHNYRKA; encoded by the coding sequence ATGATATATTTTATTGGAGCAGGACCCGGTGATCCGGAGCTTATAACAGTAAAGGGCATGAAATTGATACAATCATGTGGGGTTGTGATATATGCCGGTTCACTTGTGAATAAAGAAATTTTGAAATATGCGAAGAAGGATGCTTCTATTTACAATAGTGCGTCAATGTCACTTGATGAGATTATAGATATTATGAAAGAGGCTCATAATAAAGGGATTGATGTTGCAAGGGTACATACAGGAGATCCTACTATTTATGGTGCTATAAGAGAACAGATGCAGGAGCTTGATGGTCTTGGAATTCCTTATGAAGTTATCCCCGGTGTAAGTTCATTTACTGCTGCGGCATCGGTACTTAAAAAAGAACTGACACTTCCTGAGGTATCTCAGACGATAATAATAACAAGAGCTGAGGGGAGAACCCCGGTGCCGCAAGAACAGACCTTGCGGTCACTTTCAAAACACAAGGCTACAATGGCAATTTTTCTAAGTGTACAAGATATAGATAAAGTAGTTGAGGATTTAAAAGAGGGATACAGTGAAGATACACCTGTCGCTGTTGTATATAAAGCAACGTGGGAGGATGAACTTATATTTGAGGGAACCCTTAAGAATATAGCAGAAAAGGTAAAAGAAAATGACATAAATAAAACAGCAATGATTTTGATAGGTGATTTTTTGGGTGATATAAAGGAATACTCAAAGCTTTATGATGCGGCATTCTCACACAATTACAGGAAAGCATAG
- the cbiG gene encoding cobalt-precorrin 5A hydrolase → MKTAVIALTKNGTNLARKLSEKLNAVLYVPEKFAVDDENKIEGNLSDFVKSIFGKYDGFIFIMAAGIVVRVIAPLIKSKKTDPAVVVLDERGKFAISLLSGHIGGANDLSREVSKAIGAQPVITTATDVNGLIAIDVIAKEKGYYIENFEAVKKINSALVNGDKVVFIIDKEEKKFFNDIPCIELSNDTGNASACVYVTAKNIKPAKIPFVILRPKNIVFGIGCKRNTEFEHLLKTVKESMDILNLSLNSVKNISTMDIKKDEECINKLAEYLQVPVKYYIRQELEEVEHLFPVSEFVKKTVGAGSVARPSAYLLSENGQELLYTKGNGITLAIYKISR, encoded by the coding sequence ATGAAAACTGCGGTAATTGCACTAACAAAAAACGGTACAAATCTTGCACGAAAACTTTCAGAAAAGCTTAATGCGGTTTTGTATGTACCTGAAAAATTTGCAGTTGATGATGAAAACAAAATAGAAGGTAACCTATCCGATTTTGTAAAAAGCATATTTGGCAAATATGACGGATTTATATTTATTATGGCGGCAGGAATTGTTGTGAGGGTTATTGCCCCTTTAATAAAAAGCAAAAAAACAGACCCTGCTGTTGTTGTTTTGGATGAAAGGGGTAAATTTGCAATAAGCCTTCTTTCAGGTCATATAGGTGGCGCAAATGATTTATCAAGGGAGGTATCAAAAGCCATAGGTGCACAGCCGGTAATTACAACTGCAACAGATGTCAATGGTCTTATAGCAATTGATGTGATTGCAAAAGAAAAGGGATATTACATTGAAAATTTTGAGGCGGTTAAAAAAATTAACAGTGCGTTGGTTAATGGGGATAAGGTTGTATTTATAATTGATAAAGAAGAAAAGAAATTTTTTAACGATATCCCTTGTATTGAATTATCTAATGATACAGGAAATGCATCTGCTTGTGTATATGTAACAGCAAAGAATATTAAACCGGCAAAAATTCCTTTTGTTATATTAAGACCAAAAAACATAGTATTTGGGATAGGATGCAAAAGAAATACAGAATTTGAGCATTTATTAAAGACAGTAAAAGAATCAATGGATATATTAAATTTAAGCTTGAATTCTGTAAAAAATATTTCAACAATGGATATAAAGAAAGACGAGGAATGCATAAATAAACTGGCGGAATATCTTCAAGTACCTGTTAAATATTATATAAGACAGGAGCTTGAAGAGGTAGAACATCTTTTTCCTGTTTCAGAATTTGTAAAAAAAACAGTTGGAGCCGGAAGTGTGGCAAGACCCTCCGCATATTTATTATCAGAAAATGGACAGGAACTTTTATACACAAAAGGAAACGGTATAACGTTGGCAATATACAAAATAAGCAGGTAA
- the cobJ gene encoding precorrin-3B C(17)-methyltransferase: protein MGWIKVVGIGPGNLKDMTIRAREALQECDIVIGYITYIKLVKPLIEGKEILSSGMRKEILRCQDALKPALEGKKVCIISSGDAGIYGMAGLMYEVAAKVGVNVDIEVIPGVSAFSSAASILGAPIMHDFAVISLSDHLTPLNLIEERIEYASKGDFVIALYNPKSKERPDNIIKAQKIMIKYKKGETPVGIVKDASREKQSVVITTLNDMLNHDIDMTTVIIIGNEKTYVEKDRMITPRGYIL from the coding sequence ATGGGATGGATTAAAGTTGTCGGAATTGGACCGGGTAATTTGAAAGACATGACGATACGGGCAAGGGAAGCCTTACAGGAATGTGATATTGTTATTGGATATATAACATATATAAAACTTGTTAAACCTTTGATAGAAGGTAAGGAAATATTGTCATCAGGTATGAGAAAAGAAATTTTAAGATGTCAGGATGCCTTAAAACCGGCATTAGAGGGTAAAAAGGTATGTATTATATCCAGTGGAGATGCAGGGATTTACGGTATGGCTGGTCTTATGTATGAGGTTGCTGCAAAGGTAGGGGTTAATGTTGATATAGAGGTAATACCCGGTGTAAGTGCTTTTAGCTCTGCGGCATCAATACTTGGAGCACCAATAATGCATGATTTTGCCGTGATAAGTTTATCTGATCACCTAACACCTCTTAATCTTATAGAAGAGAGAATAGAATATGCATCAAAAGGTGATTTTGTAATAGCTTTGTATAATCCTAAAAGCAAGGAAAGACCGGATAATATTATAAAGGCACAAAAAATTATGATAAAATATAAGAAGGGTGAAACGCCGGTTGGTATCGTTAAGGACGCATCACGAGAAAAGCAGTCTGTTGTAATAACCACACTTAATGATATGCTTAATCATGATATTGATATGACTACAGTTATAATTATTGGCAATGAAAAGACATATGTAGAAAAAGATAGAATGATTACCCCAAGGGGATATATACTATGA
- the cobK gene encoding precorrin-6A reductase, with product MILCLTGTKDGREIANHLSKSGLDVIASTTTEYGASLYDERVKVHIGILDEKSLMDFVKSNGIDTVVDATHPFAKDISINAINVCKKLNIKYIRYERKTIYYDKSIIVNDYKKALEKAFEFDNIFLTTGSKNLEIFMPLVKAGKRMIARVLPVSIVIKKCEDLGLKPSDIIAMQGPFSVDLNYHMFKQAGADVIITKESGITGGVLEKFKAARMLNIPVILIKRPEINYPLKVSDMEELKKEIAF from the coding sequence ATGATACTGTGCCTTACAGGGACAAAAGATGGCAGAGAAATAGCTAACCATTTAAGCAAATCAGGGCTTGATGTAATTGCAAGTACCACAACAGAATATGGTGCAAGCCTTTACGATGAAAGGGTGAAGGTGCATATAGGAATCCTTGACGAAAAATCCCTAATGGATTTTGTCAAGTCAAATGGGATTGATACTGTAGTAGATGCAACACACCCCTTTGCAAAGGATATAAGCATAAATGCAATCAATGTATGTAAAAAACTTAATATAAAATATATAAGGTATGAAAGAAAAACCATTTATTATGATAAATCTATTATTGTGAATGATTATAAGAAAGCATTGGAAAAGGCTTTTGAATTTGATAATATATTTTTGACGACAGGAAGCAAAAACCTTGAAATATTTATGCCCTTAGTCAAAGCAGGCAAAAGGATGATTGCAAGGGTTCTTCCGGTAAGCATTGTTATAAAAAAATGTGAGGATTTAGGTCTTAAACCATCTGATATTATAGCGATGCAAGGTCCTTTTAGTGTTGATTTAAATTATCATATGTTTAAGCAGGCAGGGGCGGATGTCATCATTACAAAGGAAAGCGGTATAACAGGCGGCGTTTTAGAAAAATTTAAAGCGGCAAGGATGCTTAATATTCCAGTTATTTTAATTAAAAGACCTGAAATTAATTATCCGTTAAAAGTCTCGGATATGGAAGAACTAAAAAAAGAAATAGCATTTTAG
- the hemA gene encoding glutamyl-tRNA reductase, translated as MDINNIQMIGIEKDTPIEIREKVTFGNHIRDALKIFKGKGINEVVILSTCHRSEVYFYSGEVETQEAKEFFKKYFNIGKIVDPYIYSIKGNDVIEHIFRVACGLESMVVGEDQILVQVKDAIEIAQDEKTSGKILNKLFRDAVTLAKKARSETGINDLALSISYIAVKFIQEVFEDIKGKDAFVIGTGEMGQLAIKNLIAKDVNVYVTNRTHYRAVDLKNEIPEIEVVPYEEKYKRIAISDIVISATDAPHYTIEYHRFKEVYCNKKICMVDIALPRDIDPEISSIKGVSLYTLDDLKKTAEINKNKRIGLISIIERMIDDSIKEFNDWFRTLLIEPYIKEINTFAQNVCKTEFERVANKLKNASENDRKNIQISLKRVADKMCNVMIRHLKSDVLNDCNGEIVFDIMKEGDGHKKA; from the coding sequence GTGGATATAAATAATATTCAAATGATCGGAATAGAGAAGGATACACCGATTGAAATCAGAGAAAAAGTAACATTTGGAAATCATATAAGGGATGCCTTAAAAATATTTAAGGGAAAAGGCATAAATGAGGTTGTTATTCTTTCCACATGTCATAGAAGTGAGGTATACTTCTATTCAGGAGAGGTTGAAACACAAGAGGCAAAGGAATTTTTTAAAAAATATTTCAATATAGGGAAAATAGTTGATCCATACATTTATAGCATAAAAGGCAATGATGTAATCGAACATATTTTTAGGGTTGCTTGTGGGCTTGAATCAATGGTTGTTGGAGAAGACCAGATTTTAGTACAAGTGAAGGATGCAATTGAAATTGCACAGGATGAAAAAACCTCCGGAAAAATATTAAATAAACTTTTTAGAGATGCGGTAACACTTGCCAAGAAAGCAAGATCGGAAACAGGAATAAATGACCTCGCATTATCTATAAGTTATATAGCAGTTAAATTCATACAGGAAGTATTTGAGGACATAAAGGGGAAGGATGCCTTTGTAATAGGAACAGGTGAGATGGGACAGCTTGCAATAAAAAATCTCATTGCAAAGGATGTAAATGTGTATGTAACAAATAGGACACATTACAGAGCGGTAGATTTGAAAAATGAAATACCAGAAATAGAAGTTGTGCCATATGAGGAAAAATACAAAAGAATTGCAATAAGTGATATTGTCATAAGTGCAACAGATGCCCCACATTACACTATTGAGTATCATCGGTTTAAAGAGGTGTATTGTAATAAAAAGATTTGTATGGTTGATATTGCGCTTCCAAGGGATATTGACCCTGAGATAAGCAGTATCAAAGGGGTAAGCCTTTATACACTTGATGACCTAAAAAAAACAGCTGAAATCAACAAAAATAAGCGTATCGGTTTAATATCGATTATTGAAAGAATGATTGACGATTCAATAAAGGAATTCAATGATTGGTTTAGAACTCTTTTAATTGAACCATATATTAAAGAAATAAATACTTTTGCCCAAAATGTTTGCAAAACAGAATTTGAAAGGGTTGCTAACAAATTAAAGAATGCTTCTGAAAATGATAGAAAAAACATTCAAATTTCCCTCAAAAGGGTTGCAGATAAGATGTGCAATGTAATGATAAGACATTTAAAAAGCGATGTTTTAAATGATTGCAATGGGGAAATTGTATTTGATATTATGAAGGAGGGCGACGGTCATAAAAAAGCTTAG
- the hemC gene encoding hydroxymethylbilane synthase translates to MVINEMKKYRPDMEFEVKKITTQGDKLLQEPLSQIGGKGLFVKELEEALLEGSIDMAVHSMKDMPYEIPEKLCVMPVLKREEARDVLISREGNKFMDLKAGAKIGTSSLRRISQLKALRPDIEIVQLRGNIQTRIRKISDENLDGIVLAAAGLKRLGLEEKITQYFPVDLIVPAACQGTLAVEIREGFEEEFMSMYPMLLDVKTLFETIAERKILKRLGGNCKIPIGIHAQYLKEDNIDKIKIKVAYQKNTELMKVEEKGIVDDIDKMADTIMEKLEEKDN, encoded by the coding sequence ATTGTAATAAATGAAATGAAAAAGTATAGACCTGATATGGAATTTGAAGTTAAAAAAATAACAACACAAGGAGACAAACTTCTACAAGAACCGTTAAGCCAAATTGGAGGCAAGGGACTTTTTGTCAAGGAATTGGAAGAAGCACTGCTTGAAGGCAGCATTGATATGGCTGTACATAGTATGAAGGATATGCCATATGAAATACCTGAAAAGCTCTGTGTAATGCCGGTGTTAAAAAGAGAAGAAGCAAGGGATGTTTTGATATCACGTGAAGGTAATAAATTTATGGACCTTAAAGCGGGAGCAAAAATTGGTACAAGCAGTTTAAGGCGTATCTCCCAATTAAAAGCTTTAAGACCGGACATTGAGATTGTTCAACTGCGAGGGAATATTCAGACAAGAATAAGGAAGATAAGCGATGAAAATCTTGATGGTATCGTTCTCGCTGCGGCAGGACTTAAAAGGCTGGGTCTTGAAGAAAAAATCACACAGTATTTTCCTGTTGATTTGATTGTACCTGCAGCATGTCAGGGAACACTTGCCGTAGAAATAAGAGAAGGTTTTGAAGAGGAATTTATGAGCATGTATCCAATGCTTTTGGATGTAAAAACCCTTTTTGAAACAATTGCAGAAAGAAAAATTTTGAAAAGGCTCGGTGGAAATTGTAAGATACCTATTGGGATACATGCACAATATTTAAAAGAAGATAATATAGACAAAATAAAAATTAAGGTTGCATATCAGAAAAATACTGAGCTTATGAAAGTGGAAGAAAAGGGCATTGTAGACGATATAGATAAAATGGCAGATACAATAATGGAAAAACTTGAAGAAAAAGATAATTAA
- the cobA gene encoding uroporphyrinogen-III C-methyltransferase, with the protein MTGKVYLIGAGPGNIELLTLRAVDLIKEADVLVYDRLINEEILNLSKDDVELIDVGKLPDMHKVPQWKINEIIAEKALEGKSVARIKGGDPFVFGRGGEEAEYLVERGITYEIVPGVTSAISVLSYAGIPVTHRALSSSFHVITGHECEEKNHCLDWNVLAKLNGTLIFLMGIKNLETIVNNLMKNGKSSDTPVAVIMNGTTPNQKVVTGKLLDIADKVCNEGIKNPAIIVVGDVVKLRNKLMWFEEKRLFNKRILLTRAVETSAEMSKLLRNYGAEVVLCPSIKITLLSDNLKKLLDRIGEYDYIVFTSVNGVSAFTKAVYEKKFDLRKLNNIKIAAIGSKTAEALNKIFLYPDIIPEEYTSKALAEKMKDSVKDRKIALLTSDIGGEVLIEALKDFAHIEKVVAYKNEPNFEIKDKLIKELDKGIDIALFTSPSTFNYMHKIIEDKIGILKNFTIAAIGPVTKRAIEDKGFKVSIMPQEYTMNKLIESIL; encoded by the coding sequence ATGACAGGAAAGGTATATCTGATAGGCGCAGGACCGGGAAATATAGAGCTTTTAACTTTAAGGGCAGTTGACCTGATAAAAGAGGCTGATGTATTAGTATATGACAGATTAATAAATGAAGAAATTCTCAATCTAAGCAAAGATGATGTGGAACTTATTGATGTCGGGAAACTTCCTGATATGCATAAGGTACCGCAGTGGAAAATAAATGAGATAATTGCAGAAAAAGCCTTAGAGGGTAAATCTGTTGCAAGAATAAAAGGAGGAGACCCTTTTGTATTTGGAAGAGGAGGAGAGGAAGCAGAATATCTTGTGGAAAGGGGTATAACTTACGAGATTGTACCTGGGGTAACATCTGCTATATCTGTCTTATCATATGCGGGAATTCCTGTAACACATAGGGCTTTAAGTTCCTCATTTCACGTTATTACGGGGCATGAATGTGAGGAGAAAAACCACTGTTTAGATTGGAATGTACTGGCTAAATTAAATGGTACACTTATATTTTTAATGGGAATAAAAAATCTTGAAACAATTGTGAATAATCTTATGAAAAATGGCAAATCTTCAGATACGCCTGTTGCAGTAATAATGAACGGGACAACACCAAATCAGAAGGTTGTAACGGGAAAGCTATTGGATATTGCAGATAAAGTCTGCAATGAGGGGATAAAAAACCCTGCAATTATTGTTGTAGGTGATGTGGTGAAATTAAGAAATAAATTGATGTGGTTTGAAGAAAAAAGGCTTTTCAACAAAAGAATTCTTTTGACAAGGGCTGTAGAAACGTCGGCAGAAATGTCTAAATTATTAAGAAACTATGGTGCTGAAGTGGTATTATGTCCCTCAATTAAGATAACACTGCTTTCAGACAACCTAAAAAAACTGCTGGATCGTATTGGCGAATATGATTATATAGTTTTTACAAGTGTAAATGGGGTTTCAGCTTTTACAAAAGCAGTTTATGAAAAGAAGTTTGATTTGAGAAAATTGAATAATATAAAAATTGCTGCAATCGGAAGTAAAACAGCTGAAGCACTGAACAAAATTTTTTTATATCCCGATATAATACCTGAAGAATATACTTCAAAGGCACTGGCGGAAAAAATGAAGGATTCGGTCAAGGACCGGAAAATTGCACTTTTAACATCAGATATTGGTGGAGAAGTATTGATAGAAGCCCTTAAAGATTTTGCTCATATTGAAAAAGTTGTTGCATATAAAAATGAGCCTAATTTTGAAATAAAGGACAAACTAATAAAAGAACTTGATAAAGGTATAGATATAGCACTATTTACAAGCCCTTCAACCTTTAATTATATGCACAAAATAATTGAGGATAAGATAGGTATTCTTAAAAATTTTACAATAGCGGCAATTGGACCTGTTACAAAAAGAGCAATAGAAGATAAAGGATTTAAAGTGAGTATAATGCCACAGGAATATACAATGAATAAGCTTATTGAGAGTATTTTGTAA